One Caretta caretta isolate rCarCar2 chromosome 24, rCarCar1.hap1, whole genome shotgun sequence genomic region harbors:
- the LOC125625601 gene encoding protein NKG7-like, whose translation MVLFRIASIILALLSLVLLVVALVSDNWVTVTDAEGRHLGLWKICVQQICILHPTRVPGFFHTIRFFMILAMFAGFLSFFALIASFFCSHFRSVSLILVSTVGSFSAGVCAMIALAVFTNADCQIFMSGMLSYSWSYGLGWLSFFLYLGTGAVTLLTPGSSYSRV comes from the exons ATGGTGCTTTTCCGGATCGCAAGCATCATCCTGGCTCTGCTCAGTctggtgctgctggtggtggccctGGTCTCAGACAACTGGGTGACGGTTACTGACGCAGAGGGGAGGCATTTGGGGCTGTGGAAGATCTGTGTGCAGCAGATTTGCATCTTGCATCCAACCAGAGTACCAG GTTTCTTCCACACCATCAGGTTTTTCATGATCCTGGCCATGTTTGCTGGGTTTCTCTCCTTCTTCGCTCTCATCGCCTCCTTCTTTTGCTCCCACTTTCGCTCTGTGTCCCTGATCCTGGTCTCCACCGTGGGCAGCTTCAGCGCAG GTGTCTGTGCCATGATCGCGCTGGCCGTGTTCACCAATGCTGATTGCCAGATTTTCATGTCAGGAATGCTCTCCTACAGTTGGTCCTACGGCCTGGGTTGGCTGTCCTTCTTCCTGTATCTTGGAACTG